From Bradysia coprophila strain Holo2 chromosome X unlocalized genomic scaffold, BU_Bcop_v1 contig_40, whole genome shotgun sequence, the proteins below share one genomic window:
- the LOC119069883 gene encoding blood vessel epicardial substance isoform X2, which produces MLLLSAMALGLVVESTKTSTDLKVTRDTDLLGNETHKSTGPVDWTIEHCALWHRPNHLYYQLGNAFFFLAFVAPHGSYGMLWLRCSLVVGCILLTMWGWIIECSADVVLWSSIFLATNLVYLVVLLCRLRPVRFEKEIESIYSSLFQPLRVSRYQFKKILSCMKLIRSLRYQEVYAQEKVSKIDSLSLVLSGKLVVSQNQKALHIVFSNQFLDSPEWFGVSTDDFSQVSITAIEDSRILIWHRDKLKLSIMEEPFLQTVFDHILSRDVVKKLMQVTQVSETMAASNGFLPGEYDDMKDKPMMLMKKGSSDGHGITALISRQLQVGNPNAWRLGRIDELDHETAV; this is translated from the exons ATGTTGTTATTGAGTGCAATGGCACTTGGTCTGGTGGTGGAGTCCACCAAGACAAGTACTGATCTAAAAGTTACACGCGATACGGATCTGTTAGGAAACGAAACCCACAAATCAACTGGACCGGTAGATTGGACGATTGAACACTGTGCATTGTGGCACCGACCCAATCATCTGTATTACCAGTTGGGCAATGCGTTCTTTTTTTTAGCTTTTGTTGCGCCGCATGGTTCTTATGGAATGTTATGGTTGCGGTGCTCACTGGTGGTTGGATGCATATTGCTAACGATGTGGGGATGGATTATTGAATGTTCTGCTGATGTGGTTTTATGGAGTAGCATTTTTCTAGCAACGAATTTAGTATATCTAGTTGTACTGTTGTGTCGACTCCGACCAGTTcgatttgaaaaagaaattgagtCG ATATACTCATCACTGTTTCAACCACTCCGCGTTTCTCGCTATCAATTTAAGAAGATCCTAAGCTGTATGAAGCTTATCAGATCCCTGAGATACCAGGAAGTGTATGCACAAGAAAAGGTTTCAAAAATCGACAGTCTGTCACTGGTTTTATCGGGAAA GCTGGTCGTGtcacaaaatcaaaaagcTTTACACATCGTCTTTTCAAATCAATTCCTCGATTCGCCGGAATGGTTCGGTGTGTCGACTGATGACTTTTCACAa GTTTCAATTACTGCGATTGAAGATTCGCGGATTTTAATCTGGCATCGTGACAAACTGAAACTTTCTATCATGGAAGAACCGTTTCTACAAACCGTATTTGATCATATTTTAAGCAGAGATGTAGTGAAGAAGTTGATGCAGGTCACCCAG GTAAGCGAAACCATGGCCGCCAGCAATGGATTTCTTCCTGGAGAATACGATGATATGAAAGATAAACCAATGATGTTGATGAAAAAAGGCTCGTCAGATGGTCATGGCATCACAGCGCTAATTAGTCGACAACTTCAag
- the LOC119069883 gene encoding blood vessel epicardial substance isoform X1, with translation MLLLSAMALGLVVESTKTSTDLKVTRDTDLLGNETHKSTGPVDWTIEHCALWHRPNHLYYQLGNAFFFLAFVAPHGSYGMLWLRCSLVVGCILLTMWGWIIECSADVVLWSSIFLATNLVYLVVLLCRLRPVRFEKEIESIYSSLFQPLRVSRYQFKKILSCMKLIRSLRYQEVYAQEKVSKIDSLSLVLSGKLVVSQNQKALHIVFSNQFLDSPEWFGVSTDDFSQVSITAIEDSRILIWHRDKLKLSIMEEPFLQTVFDHILSRDVVKKLMQVTQVSETMAASNGFLPGEYDDMKDKPMMLMKKGSSDGHGITALISRQLQALPRISKYYYCVGNPNAWRLGRIDELDHETAV, from the exons ATGTTGTTATTGAGTGCAATGGCACTTGGTCTGGTGGTGGAGTCCACCAAGACAAGTACTGATCTAAAAGTTACACGCGATACGGATCTGTTAGGAAACGAAACCCACAAATCAACTGGACCGGTAGATTGGACGATTGAACACTGTGCATTGTGGCACCGACCCAATCATCTGTATTACCAGTTGGGCAATGCGTTCTTTTTTTTAGCTTTTGTTGCGCCGCATGGTTCTTATGGAATGTTATGGTTGCGGTGCTCACTGGTGGTTGGATGCATATTGCTAACGATGTGGGGATGGATTATTGAATGTTCTGCTGATGTGGTTTTATGGAGTAGCATTTTTCTAGCAACGAATTTAGTATATCTAGTTGTACTGTTGTGTCGACTCCGACCAGTTcgatttgaaaaagaaattgagtCG ATATACTCATCACTGTTTCAACCACTCCGCGTTTCTCGCTATCAATTTAAGAAGATCCTAAGCTGTATGAAGCTTATCAGATCCCTGAGATACCAGGAAGTGTATGCACAAGAAAAGGTTTCAAAAATCGACAGTCTGTCACTGGTTTTATCGGGAAA GCTGGTCGTGtcacaaaatcaaaaagcTTTACACATCGTCTTTTCAAATCAATTCCTCGATTCGCCGGAATGGTTCGGTGTGTCGACTGATGACTTTTCACAa GTTTCAATTACTGCGATTGAAGATTCGCGGATTTTAATCTGGCATCGTGACAAACTGAAACTTTCTATCATGGAAGAACCGTTTCTACAAACCGTATTTGATCATATTTTAAGCAGAGATGTAGTGAAGAAGTTGATGCAGGTCACCCAG GTAAGCGAAACCATGGCCGCCAGCAATGGATTTCTTCCTGGAGAATACGATGATATGAAAGATAAACCAATGATGTTGATGAAAAAAGGCTCGTCAGATGGTCATGGCATCACAGCGCTAATTAGTCGACAACTTCAag